In Candidatus Methylomirabilota bacterium, the genomic window CTCTACCTGTTCCCGCTGCTGGTCTTCGTGGTGTGGGCGCAGCTCCGCTTCGTGCGGAAGCAGCAATTCTAAGCGATGGCCGTCGCGCGCCGTCCGCTCCTGACGAAGGTGACGAAGCACCTGCTGCTGATGCCGTTCCTCGTGTTCGCGCTGTTCCCCTTCTATCACATGACACTGACCTCCCTGAAGCAGGACCGGGAGCTCTACGACCGCAACGCGGTGCCGCTGATCATCAAGCAGGGGCCCACGCTCGAGCACTACACCAAGCTCATCTGGGACACCGAGTTCCTCATCTGGACCAAGAACAGCCTGATGGTGACGGCGATCGCCACGTTCGTCTCGGTGGTCATCGGGACCATTGCGGCGTACGCGCTCGCCCGCCTCAAGTTCTTCGGCGTCGCCGCCTTCGGGACCGGCATCTTCGTGACCTACCTCGTGCCGACCTCGCTCCTGTTCCTGCCCCTCGCCCAGGTCGTGAACTGGATCGGCCTCGCCGACTCGAAGTGGGCGCTGGTCCTCACGTACCCGACCTTCCTCGTGCCGTTCTGCACCTGGCTCCTCATCGGCTATTTCCGCACGGTGCCGAAGGAGATCGAGGAG contains:
- a CDS encoding carbohydrate ABC transporter permease, encoding MAVARRPLLTKVTKHLLLMPFLVFALFPFYHMTLTSLKQDRELYDRNAVPLIIKQGPTLEHYTKLIWDTEFLIWTKNSLMVTAIATFVSVVIGTIAAYALARLKFFGVAAFGTGIFVTYLVPTSLLFLPLAQVVNWIGLADSKWALVLTYPTFLVPFCTWLLIGYFRTVPKEIEE